CATAGTTGCCCTCCTGACGGTGCTTTGGGGCGCCGACGCTAGGCGGGGGTGAGGCGTCGACACATCACCCGCGACGCCGAACTTCGGTACGCCGCGGGAGCACTCAGCCGTCTGTCTCAAGAGCGATGTGCGAAGCCGATTCGGCCAGTTAGCGTTTTGCCGTGCCCGCCTCGTCGCTCGACAAGCTACGTGGGTGGCCCCTCGATGTCGCGATCTCGATCGTGGTCGCCGGCGCCGCCGTATCGGAGGTACTGAGCAACCACCTGATCTCCCCCAAGGCCGCCGCCCTCCCCTGCGAGCTCTTCACTGCGACCGTGCTCGCCGCGAGGCGGCGCTACCCACTGTCGACGGTCATCGCGGTGTCAGCGTCGGGTGCCGCGGAGGCGATTGGCGGCGTTCCGATCGACCAACCGTGGGTTCCGCTGGCCGCGATGATGATCGCGACTTACACGCTCGTGTCGCGCGCTCGGCTGGACCGCGCCGTCATCGGCTTGCTCTGCCTGGCGCTGGCCTTCGCCGTCCAGGTGATCGACCAGCACAAGGGCTTCGGCAACTTCGTATTCGGAGCCGCATTCGTACTCCCGATCTTTCTGATCGCGCGAACGATGCGAAAGCGCGAGGACCAAGCTGAGCTGGAGGCCCGTCAAAGCGAGGAGCTCGCAGTGGCAGCGGTCGAAGCGGAACGCCGCCGCATTGCGCGTGAGCTCCACGATGTGGTGTCGCACAGTGTCGGGGTGATGGTGCTGCAGGCAGGCGCCGCGCAGTCAGTCGTCGAGCGCGACCCCGCCAAGACCCGCGAGCTGCTCGAGTCGATCCGAGTCACCGGCCTAGCAGCCGTCAACGAGCTCGGGACTCTTCTGGCGCTGGTCCGAGCCGAGCCTTCGGACGAGCTCACCCCGGCGCCGCGGCTGGCTGACCTCGGCCCGCTCGTCGAGCGCATGCGCGAGGCCGGCCTCGCCGTCGACCTCGACATCGCCGGATTGAACCGTTCACTACCCGCCGCCCTGGAGCTGTCCGCGTACCGGATCGTCCAGGAAGGCCTCACCAACGCGCTGAAGTACGCGGCCGGCTCAGCTGTACACGTCGCGGTCTCATGCACCGAGCACAGTTTGGAGATCGACGTGACCGACTCCGGGCGGCGGGGACCCCGAGCTCGAAGCGGCAACCGCCAGGGGCTCGTCGGCGTCAGCGAACGGGTCGCGGTGTTCGGCGGCCATGTACACGCTGGACCGGCGGGCGACGGGTGGGCACTGCGCGCTTCGCTGCCGCTCTCGTCATGATCCGCGTTGTCATCGCCGACGACCAGGACGTCGTGCGTGCCGGGCTTCGGCTGATCCTCGAGGTTCACGACGACATCTGCGTCGTCGCCGAGGCGAACGACGGGTTGGTCGCAGTCGACCAGGTGCTCACCCACCAGCCAGACGTCGCCTTGCTCGACATTCGGATGCCCGGCATCGACGGCATCGAAGCGACCCGTCAGATCACGGCTGCGGGCGTCAAGTCCCGCGTTCTCATCCTGACGATGTACGGGCTCGAGGGCAACGTGTACGACGCGCTGCGCGCGGGAGCATCCGGCTTTCTGCTGAAGACCGACTCGCCGCAGCAGCTCGTCGACGGCGTACGCGTGATCGCGAGTGGTGACCAGATGCTTGCGCCCGCCGTGACCCGCGCGCTGGTGGAGCGGTTCGTCTCTGGGGCGCACCCAGATGCCACGGCCGAGTCGTTCGACCTCACCGACCGCGAGCTCGACGTGCTGCGGCTGGTCGCCAAAGGCCAGTCCAACGCCGAGATCGCGTCGGAGCTGTTGGTCAGCGAGGGCACCGTGAAGACTCACGTCGCGCGGATCCTCGCGAAGCTCGGGGTGCGGGACCGCACGCAAGCCGTCGTCCTTGCCTACGAGCGAGGGATCGTGCGGCCCGGCCAGGCGTGACCGAGTGCGACGTCAGACGGTCGCCTGCTGGGCCGCCTGCACGGCGAGTGCGCTCCGGTCGTCCGTGGTGTCAACCACCACCTGATCGCCGTCCCTGATCTCACCCGACAGCAGGCCCTTCGCGAGCTGATCACCGATCGCACTCTGGATCAGCCGGCGCAGTGGCCGGGCGCCGTAGACCGGGTCGAAGCCGGACAGCGCCAGCCACTCTCGCGCCGCGTCGGTGACGTCGAGGGTCAGCCGCCGGTCGGCAAGCCGCGCCGCGAGCCGGGCGACCTGGATGTCGACGATCGCGCCGAGCTGCTCGGTGCCCAACGAGTGGAACACCACGATGTCGTCGAGCCGGTTCAGGAACTCCGGCTTGAAGTGCGCCCGGGCAGCACCCAGCGCGGCTTCCCGCTTCGCGGCGTCGTCGAGCGCCGGATCGTTGATGAACGACGAGCCGATGTTCGACGTCAGCAGCAGGATGGCGTTGCGGAAGTCGACCGTACGTCCCTGGCCGTCGGTCAGCCGGCCGTCGTCGAGCACCTGTAGCAGCACGTCGAACACGTCCGGGTGCGCCTTCTCGACCTCGTCGAGCAACACGACGGTGTAGGGCCGCCGGCGCACCGCCTCGGTGAGCTGGCCGCCCTCGTCGTACCCGACGTAGCCGGGAGGCGCGCCGACCAGTCGGGCCACCGAGTGCTTCTCGGCGTACTCGCTCATGTCGATGCGGACCATCGCGCGCTCGTCGTCGAACAGGTACGACGCGAGCGCCTTCGCCAGCTCGGTCTTGCCGACACCGGTCGGGCCGAGGAACAGGAACGAACCGGTCGGGCGATCGGGGTCGGCGATGCCGGACCGCGCGCGGCGGACGGCGTCGGAGACCGCCTGCACCGCATCGTCCTGCCCGACCACACGAGCCTCGAGCGCGGACTCCATCCGCAGCAGCTTCTCGGTCTCACCTTCGAGCAGCCGCCCGGCCGGAATGCCGGTCCACGACGCGACCACCTCGGCGACGTCGTCGGGCCCGACCTCCTCCTTGACCATCGGCAGGACGGCGGCGTCCGCGGCTTGCTCTGCCGCCGCGGCGGACGCGAGCTCGGCCTCCGCCGCCGGGATCTCGCCGTAGAGCAATCGGCCCGCCGTCTCCAGGTCGCCGGCGCGCTGCGCCGACTCCGCCTGGGTGCGCAGCGCGTCGAGGCGCTGCTTCAAGTCACCGACCCGGTTGAGACCGGTCTTCTCCCGCTCCCATCGCGCGTTGAGCGCGGCGAGCTGCTCGTTCTTGTCGGCAAGCTCGGCGCGTAGCTTCTCGAGCCGCTCGCGCGAGGCGACGTCGTCCTCACGCTCGAGGGCCATCTCCTCCATGCGCAACCGGTCGACCGCGCGCTGGAGCTCGTCGATCTCCACCGGCCGCGAGTCGATCTCCATGCGTAGCCGCGACGCGGCCTCGTCGACGAGGTCGATCGCCTTGTCCGGCAGGAAGCGGGCGGTGATGTAACGGTTGGACAGCGTCGCCGCCGCGACCAGCGCCGCGTCGGTGATCTCCACCTTGTGATGCGCCTCGTAACGGCCCTTGAGTCCACGCAGGATCGCGATGGTGTCCTCGACGCTCGGCTCGCCGACCATGACGGGGGCGAAGCGCCGCTCGAGCGCCGGGTCCTTCTCGATCGACTCGCGGTACTCGTCGAGGGTCGTCGCGCCGATCAGCCGCAGCTCGCCACGAGCCAGCATCGGCTTGAGCATGTTGCCGGCGTCCATGGCGCCCTCGCCGGTCGCGCCGGCGCCGACGACGGTGTGCAGCTCGTCGATGAAGGTGACGACCTGTCCGTCGCTGTCCCTGATCTCGGCGAGGACGGCCTTGAGCCGCTCCTCGAACTCGCCGCGGTACTTCGCGCCCGCGACCATCGCCGCCAGGTCGAGCGACACCAGACGCTTGCCGCGCAACGACTCCGGCACGTCGCCGGCGACGATGCGCTGCGCCAGACCTTCGACGACAGCGGTCTTGCCGACGCCCGGCTCGCCGATGAGCACGGGATTGTTCTTGGTACGCCGGGACAGCACCTGGATCACCCGGCGGATCTCGGTGTCGCGACCGATGACCGGGTCGAGCTTCCCGTCACGGGCGGCCGCCGTCAGGTCTACGCCGTACTTCTCCAAGGTCTGGTAGGTGCCCTCGGGCTCGGGGCTGGTGACCCGCGCCGACCCGCGCACGACGCTGAACGCATCCTGCAGCTGCGACGCGGAGGGGAGCAGGTCCGCGACCGGCGCGCCGCCGGCGGAGGCCAGCCCGACGACGAGGTGCTCGGTCGAGACGTACTCGTCGCCGAGGGACTTCGCCAGGTCGGCCGCGGCGTTGACGACGGCGATCGCCGGTCGCGACAGGCCAGGAGCGGCCACCGTCGAGCCGGTGGCGGAAGGCAGCCGGTCGAGTGCCGCGGCGACCTCGGCGGCGATCTTCGTCGGGTCACCGCCGGCCGCCTCGATCAGCGGGCGCGGTACGCCGTCAGCCGGGCCGAGCAGCGCCGACAGCAGGTGCAGCGGCTCGACATGCGGGTGGCCGGCCGCGGCCGCGGCCCCGACCGCGTCGCTGAGCGCCTGCTGG
This window of the Mycobacteriales bacterium genome carries:
- a CDS encoding histidine kinase, encoding MPASSLDKLRGWPLDVAISIVVAGAAVSEVLSNHLISPKAAALPCELFTATVLAARRRYPLSTVIAVSASGAAEAIGGVPIDQPWVPLAAMMIATYTLVSRARLDRAVIGLLCLALAFAVQVIDQHKGFGNFVFGAAFVLPIFLIARTMRKREDQAELEARQSEELAVAAVEAERRRIARELHDVVSHSVGVMVLQAGAAQSVVERDPAKTRELLESIRVTGLAAVNELGTLLALVRAEPSDELTPAPRLADLGPLVERMREAGLAVDLDIAGLNRSLPAALELSAYRIVQEGLTNALKYAAGSAVHVAVSCTEHSLEIDVTDSGRRGPRARSGNRQGLVGVSERVAVFGGHVHAGPAGDGWALRASLPLSS
- the clpB gene encoding ATP-dependent chaperone ClpB encodes the protein MDSYRFTTRSQQALSDAVGAAAAAGHPHVEPLHLLSALLGPADGVPRPLIEAAGGDPTKIAAEVAAALDRLPSATGSTVAAPGLSRPAIAVVNAAADLAKSLGDEYVSTEHLVVGLASAGGAPVADLLPSASQLQDAFSVVRGSARVTSPEPEGTYQTLEKYGVDLTAAARDGKLDPVIGRDTEIRRVIQVLSRRTKNNPVLIGEPGVGKTAVVEGLAQRIVAGDVPESLRGKRLVSLDLAAMVAGAKYRGEFEERLKAVLAEIRDSDGQVVTFIDELHTVVGAGATGEGAMDAGNMLKPMLARGELRLIGATTLDEYRESIEKDPALERRFAPVMVGEPSVEDTIAILRGLKGRYEAHHKVEITDAALVAAATLSNRYITARFLPDKAIDLVDEAASRLRMEIDSRPVEIDELQRAVDRLRMEEMALEREDDVASRERLEKLRAELADKNEQLAALNARWEREKTGLNRVGDLKQRLDALRTQAESAQRAGDLETAGRLLYGEIPAAEAELASAAAAEQAADAAVLPMVKEEVGPDDVAEVVASWTGIPAGRLLEGETEKLLRMESALEARVVGQDDAVQAVSDAVRRARSGIADPDRPTGSFLFLGPTGVGKTELAKALASYLFDDERAMVRIDMSEYAEKHSVARLVGAPPGYVGYDEGGQLTEAVRRRPYTVVLLDEVEKAHPDVFDVLLQVLDDGRLTDGQGRTVDFRNAILLLTSNIGSSFINDPALDDAAKREAALGAARAHFKPEFLNRLDDIVVFHSLGTEQLGAIVDIQVARLAARLADRRLTLDVTDAAREWLALSGFDPVYGARPLRRLIQSAIGDQLAKGLLSGEIRDGDQVVVDTTDDRSALAVQAAQQATV
- a CDS encoding response regulator transcription factor is translated as MIRVVIADDQDVVRAGLRLILEVHDDICVVAEANDGLVAVDQVLTHQPDVALLDIRMPGIDGIEATRQITAAGVKSRVLILTMYGLEGNVYDALRAGASGFLLKTDSPQQLVDGVRVIASGDQMLAPAVTRALVERFVSGAHPDATAESFDLTDRELDVLRLVAKGQSNAEIASELLVSEGTVKTHVARILAKLGVRDRTQAVVLAYERGIVRPGQA